The following proteins come from a genomic window of Limosilactobacillus reuteri:
- a CDS encoding glycoside hydrolase family 31 protein, which yields MNNQLRGYATVDQRIAINYQNSSIVLSVITPEIIRVFQDHGEKGTSYAIEGNKTIKTNFTVLDYGDHLELTTAALIVKIYDNEKIDVYDKDGHPLIIDYQGKRTPIDRGLDEAHAKLVAAEGHDIAGGSDKDKTYFEVIKSLATDEQIYGLGDKTGYLNKRGYEYDNWNTDNPAPQVESFTRLYKSIPFMLGLKNGHPYGLFFDNPYRSHLDLGKENVNYYFYSAVAGNLDYYVIGGQHLRDIVTNYTYLTGRVPLPQKWVLGYQQSRWGYSVSPEKVQEIATKLRENDLPCDVIHFDIDYMDGYRVFTWNKEKFTDPQVFVSRLRDQGFRVMPIIDPGVKQDKKYKLYKEGIKKGYFVKNPDGTVYVNKVWPGDAVFPDFGREEVQQWWAGNCKYLVDTGTAGIWDDMNEPASFEGEIPDNIVFSDGKYLSTHKKLHNVYGHNMAKATYNGLKKYSHKRPYVITRAAYAGTQKYSTVWTGDNQSLWPHLQMMIPQLCNLGMSGFTFAGTDIGGFGADATAEMLTRWIEAALFSPLYRNHASMGTRAQEPWVFGEPTLSIYRKYLKLRYRFIPFLYDLCYKETKDGLGIMRPLVLNYDQDPVVRTMNDEYMVGDELLVAPVIQEGQNTRAVYLPAGEWIDFWNGVEYAGKGSILVEAPIDKLPLFVKKNTIIPWGPEVSHISDEPNETMTFRLYGQHASYTHYQDNGLDFAYQSGEYNLYQIKASQNRVTIDMPHNGYDKNYRKIFVELNDQKLTFEFDSQKQTYVQR from the coding sequence ATGAATAACCAATTACGTGGATACGCAACTGTTGATCAAAGGATTGCGATTAATTATCAAAACAGTTCAATTGTTTTATCAGTTATTACGCCTGAAATTATTCGGGTATTTCAAGATCACGGTGAAAAAGGAACATCATATGCTATTGAAGGCAATAAGACAATTAAAACTAACTTCACAGTCTTAGACTATGGTGACCATCTTGAATTAACTACGGCAGCTTTAATTGTAAAAATATACGACAATGAGAAAATCGATGTTTATGACAAAGATGGTCATCCATTAATTATTGATTATCAAGGTAAGCGAACACCAATTGACCGTGGATTAGATGAGGCTCATGCAAAGTTAGTTGCCGCAGAAGGTCATGATATTGCTGGTGGAAGTGACAAAGATAAGACATATTTTGAAGTAATTAAATCTTTAGCTACTGATGAACAGATATATGGTCTTGGGGATAAAACTGGGTATTTGAATAAAAGAGGCTACGAATACGATAACTGGAATACCGATAATCCAGCACCCCAAGTAGAAAGTTTTACCCGGCTTTATAAGTCTATTCCTTTTATGTTAGGCTTGAAAAACGGTCATCCATATGGCCTCTTCTTTGACAACCCTTATCGTAGTCATCTTGATTTAGGAAAAGAAAATGTTAATTACTACTTTTATTCTGCAGTTGCTGGTAACCTTGATTATTACGTTATTGGGGGGCAACATTTGAGGGATATTGTTACAAATTATACTTACCTTACTGGGCGTGTTCCATTGCCACAAAAATGGGTACTTGGTTATCAGCAATCACGTTGGGGGTATAGTGTAAGTCCTGAAAAAGTTCAAGAAATTGCGACTAAGCTGCGAGAAAATGATCTTCCTTGTGATGTGATTCATTTTGACATTGACTATATGGATGGTTACCGCGTATTTACTTGGAACAAAGAAAAGTTTACTGATCCTCAAGTATTTGTTTCAAGATTGAGAGACCAAGGCTTTAGAGTAATGCCGATTATTGACCCCGGTGTTAAGCAAGATAAAAAGTATAAACTTTATAAAGAGGGAATTAAGAAAGGATACTTTGTTAAGAATCCTGATGGGACCGTTTATGTTAATAAGGTTTGGCCTGGCGATGCTGTTTTCCCTGACTTTGGCCGGGAAGAGGTACAACAATGGTGGGCCGGTAATTGTAAATACCTTGTTGATACCGGAACAGCAGGGATTTGGGACGACATGAATGAACCAGCATCATTTGAAGGTGAAATTCCTGATAATATTGTCTTTAGTGATGGAAAATATCTTTCTACCCATAAGAAATTACATAATGTTTATGGGCATAATATGGCAAAGGCTACTTACAATGGATTAAAGAAATACAGCCATAAACGCCCTTATGTCATTACCCGGGCAGCTTATGCGGGAACGCAAAAGTATTCAACCGTCTGGACAGGGGATAACCAAAGTCTGTGGCCTCATCTACAAATGATGATTCCTCAATTATGTAATTTAGGAATGAGCGGTTTTACCTTTGCTGGAACTGATATTGGTGGCTTTGGTGCAGATGCAACGGCAGAAATGCTAACGCGGTGGATTGAAGCAGCCTTGTTTAGTCCCCTTTATCGTAACCACGCTTCAATGGGAACCCGGGCACAAGAACCTTGGGTATTTGGCGAACCAACGCTCTCAATCTATCGGAAGTATTTAAAGTTGAGATATCGTTTCATTCCATTCTTATACGATCTTTGTTACAAGGAAACAAAGGATGGCCTCGGAATAATGCGTCCGTTAGTATTAAACTATGATCAAGACCCTGTTGTTCGGACAATGAACGATGAATACATGGTTGGCGATGAGTTACTAGTGGCTCCAGTAATTCAAGAAGGCCAAAATACACGAGCAGTTTATTTGCCAGCAGGGGAGTGGATTGACTTTTGGAACGGTGTTGAATATGCTGGCAAGGGGTCAATTTTAGTCGAAGCACCAATTGATAAGTTACCATTATTTGTTAAAAAGAATACGATTATTCCGTGGGGGCCTGAAGTAAGTCATATTAGTGATGAACCTAATGAAACAATGACTTTCCGCCTATATGGACAACATGCCTCATATACTCATTACCAAGATAACGGTCTTGACTTTGCTTACCAAAGCGGTGAATACAATCTTTATCAAATCAAAGCGTCTCAAAATAGAGTAACAATAGATATGCCTCATAATGGTTATGATAAAAATTACCGGAAGATTTTTGTTGAATTAAATGATCAAAAATTGACGTTTGAATTTGATTCACAAAAGCAAACGTACGTTCAACGATAA
- a CDS encoding chloride channel protein — MKETQENIPLAIATVVLGIVVGFSSLVLSAILDLTEHYFLNFNETNKIPVNISIFPIHRFASVLIGGIIATIIWYFLQRHYHPVSIKNALNGKEMPLRKTFIHVVTQIFFVGTGNSIGRELAPREAGAAIAQKWSRTLDSYRWLRLNDEDKRLLIAAAAGAGFAGVYIAPITGTVFCLEILYRRINARSVSVSLIMSVIATMIGSILKGFEPYYIVGSRDFSLLSVPLAIVLGLILGITGTWFKQGVKAASSKRATGKNIFWQLPLLSFAAGAIAAFYPQIMGNGRGLAQLAMNTTTVNSQVLGALLFGLVAKVVVTLFTIKCGGYGGTLTPSIAAGAVIGVFLGIPYMHFFPVVTLTQCAVIGASLFLAASQQAPLMALFMLFEVCHLNFTAFLPLGIGVAISIGVSKWLQEAKVSTK; from the coding sequence ATGAAAGAAACGCAAGAGAACATTCCATTAGCGATTGCAACGGTTGTTCTTGGAATAGTCGTTGGGTTTAGCTCATTGGTCCTTAGTGCTATTCTAGATTTAACAGAGCATTATTTTTTAAATTTTAACGAGACAAATAAGATTCCGGTTAATATTAGTATTTTTCCTATTCATCGATTTGCCTCGGTGTTAATAGGGGGGATAATCGCTACAATTATTTGGTACTTCCTTCAGCGCCATTATCATCCAGTTAGCATTAAGAATGCCTTAAATGGTAAAGAAATGCCGTTAAGAAAAACATTCATTCACGTGGTTACTCAAATCTTTTTTGTAGGGACTGGTAATTCGATCGGTCGTGAATTAGCCCCACGAGAAGCAGGGGCTGCTATCGCTCAGAAATGGTCCCGAACACTTGATTCTTATCGGTGGTTGCGCCTTAATGACGAAGATAAACGTTTACTAATTGCCGCTGCTGCTGGAGCTGGATTCGCAGGAGTCTATATCGCACCTATTACAGGAACTGTTTTCTGTTTAGAAATTTTATATCGACGCATTAATGCTCGTTCAGTTTCCGTTAGCCTAATTATGTCAGTAATTGCAACGATGATTGGTTCGATTTTAAAAGGCTTCGAACCATATTATATTGTCGGAAGTCGTGATTTTTCTTTATTGTCTGTTCCATTAGCAATTGTTTTAGGATTAATCCTTGGAATAACTGGAACCTGGTTCAAACAAGGGGTTAAAGCAGCTTCTAGTAAACGGGCAACGGGTAAAAATATTTTCTGGCAATTACCACTTTTATCGTTCGCAGCAGGAGCAATTGCAGCTTTTTATCCGCAAATTATGGGAAATGGGCGGGGACTTGCTCAATTAGCCATGAATACGACCACTGTCAATTCTCAGGTCCTAGGAGCGCTCTTGTTTGGTCTCGTTGCTAAAGTAGTAGTTACCTTATTTACAATCAAATGTGGGGGCTATGGAGGAACACTGACACCATCGATTGCCGCTGGAGCAGTTATCGGAGTATTTCTCGGTATTCCTTATATGCACTTCTTCCCAGTTGTGACTTTAACGCAGTGTGCAGTTATCGGCGCCTCATTATTTTTAGCCGCATCACAACAGGCGCCATTAATGGCATTATTTATGTTATTTGAAGTTTGCCACCTTAACTTTACAGCTTTTCTTCCCCTGGGGATTGGAGTTGCAATTTCAATTGGCGTTTCAAAGTGGCTGCAAGAAGCAAAAGTAAGTACAAAATAA
- a CDS encoding IS30 family transposase, which translates to MTYTHLTTNELTIIAHSFVQKLKAYRVAQMINRCAENVYRYLETGASIADYQDHYMRNKQRCGRKRTQLSLAELTYINDKIAQGWTPDTIIGRAERPISCNRRTLYRMFERGQFGFDVRSLPMRGKRHPNGYVERRGKAGQLGRSIHERAKDFPHYATEFGHLEADTVQGKKHQGAVMTLTERQSKVEIVLNVHEKTADAINQHLSQWLQKFPRYFFKSITFDNGKEFAGWREIANQFDLHTYFAEVGAPNQRGLNENNNGLLRRDGLTKQLDFRNLPDELVTQLMSKRNNLPRKSLGYRTPYEVFMSYVTDEQLFSF; encoded by the coding sequence ATGACTTACACCCATCTTACCACAAACGAGCTGACAATCATCGCCCATTCTTTCGTACAAAAGCTTAAAGCGTATCGAGTGGCCCAAATGATCAACCGTTGCGCCGAAAACGTTTATCGTTACCTGGAAACCGGTGCCTCAATTGCTGATTATCAAGATCACTATATGCGCAATAAGCAACGTTGTGGCCGAAAACGTACTCAGTTGTCACTGGCTGAACTCACTTATATCAACGACAAAATTGCCCAGGGGTGGACGCCTGATACCATTATTGGGCGCGCTGAGCGCCCAATTAGTTGTAACCGGCGAACTCTTTACCGGATGTTTGAACGTGGCCAGTTCGGCTTCGATGTCCGTTCCTTGCCGATGCGAGGTAAGCGGCACCCGAATGGCTATGTCGAGCGCCGCGGGAAGGCTGGCCAATTGGGGCGAAGTATTCACGAGCGTGCCAAGGACTTTCCGCACTATGCCACTGAATTTGGGCACCTTGAAGCTGATACCGTCCAAGGCAAAAAGCACCAAGGGGCGGTAATGACCCTGACCGAACGCCAATCGAAGGTCGAAATTGTACTCAATGTGCACGAAAAGACGGCTGATGCGATTAACCAACACTTAAGTCAGTGGCTTCAGAAATTCCCGCGGTACTTCTTCAAATCGATTACCTTTGACAACGGAAAAGAATTCGCCGGCTGGCGCGAGATTGCCAATCAATTTGACCTTCACACTTACTTTGCCGAGGTTGGTGCTCCCAATCAACGAGGGCTGAACGAAAACAACAACGGTCTTTTACGCCGGGATGGCTTAACGAAACAGCTAGATTTCCGCAATCTTCCTGATGAATTGGTAACCCAACTGATGAGTAAGCGAAATAACCTGCCCCGTAAATCACTAGGCTATCGAACTCCATATGAAGTATTCATGTCTTACGTCACTGATGAGCAACTATTTTCTTTCTAA
- a CDS encoding phosphatase PAP2 family protein, translating to MHKKAQIGFGFFCWILFGILLFNVLTKSLFIRSIDTSGFSLTAPVSKVKTTILTELTFMGDPVTVGIITIGLMLLLWRRGRATDSVWYGMLQFIGYCLVILIKYSVTRFRPSFRLINVSGYSFPSGHTFSTVIFTFMILALLLPYCKVKWQKVFLEIIGALWIIIIMYSRVYLHAHFTSDVIGAFLLASGWWLLANSQRTVFFHWLQKPVNKD from the coding sequence ATGCATAAAAAAGCACAAATTGGATTCGGATTCTTTTGTTGGATTTTATTCGGAATATTACTCTTCAATGTTTTAACTAAATCTCTATTTATTCGTTCAATCGATACAAGTGGTTTTTCGCTGACTGCTCCAGTATCTAAAGTCAAAACCACTATCTTAACCGAATTGACTTTTATGGGTGACCCAGTTACAGTTGGAATTATAACAATCGGCTTAATGCTTCTATTATGGCGGCGCGGAAGGGCAACCGATAGCGTTTGGTATGGTATGTTACAATTTATCGGTTACTGTTTAGTAATATTAATCAAGTATAGCGTTACTCGTTTTCGTCCTTCCTTTCGGTTAATTAATGTTAGTGGATATAGTTTTCCAAGTGGACATACCTTTTCAACAGTTATTTTTACTTTTATGATCTTAGCTCTTCTTTTACCCTATTGTAAAGTTAAATGGCAAAAGGTATTTTTAGAAATCATCGGCGCGCTATGGATTATTATTATTATGTATTCGCGAGTTTATTTACATGCTCATTTTACTTCCGATGTAATCGGGGCCTTCTTATTAGCTAGCGGATGGTGGTTATTAGCTAATAGTCAGCGTACTGTTTTCTTTCATTGGTTGCAAAAACCGGTCAATAAAGATTAA